The Candidatus Dormiibacterota bacterium genome segment CAACGGTGCGGGCGCCGACACCCGCGTGTTCGTGGGGGCGTTCCTCGAACTGCTCCTCATCATTACCAACATCGGCTGTGCCGTCGTGTTGTTCCCGCTGCTCAAGCGGCAGAACGAAACCCTGGCCCTCGGCTACGTCACTGCTCGCCTCGTGGAGTGCGCCTTCATCGGAATCGGCCTGCTCAGCCTCCTCACGATCGTGACGTTGCGGCAGAGAGCTGCGGCCGCGGATGCGGGCTCGCTGCGCGTGGTCGGCAAGTCGCTGGTCGCCCTCCACAACTGGACGTTCCTGCTTGGCCCCGGCTTCATCGACGGCATCGGGACCGGGCTGATCCTCGGCTGGCTCATGTATCGGTCCGGCCTGGTGCCACGTCGCATGGCGCTCTTCGGCGTCATCGGAGGCCCTCTGCTCGCCGCTTCAGGGATCGCCGTGCTGTTGGGCGTGATCCCACGGGGCTCCTTTTTGCAGGGCCTCGCGACCGTCCCGGAGATCCTCTGGGAGGCGTTCCTGGGCCTGTGGCTCACTGTCAAGGGCTTCAGTCCGTCACCGATCACATCGGGCGATACGCGACCTGTCGGAATCTCCGTGGCTGCGACCACGGTTGCAGGATCTCCGAAGCCCGGCGAGCGTTAACTGGGGCCGATTGCGGGCCGACGGAACGTCGGCCCGCAACCCTAGTTTTGGCGACCA includes the following:
- a CDS encoding DUF4386 domain-containing protein gives rise to the protein NGAGADTRVFVGAFLELLLIITNIGCAVVLFPLLKRQNETLALGYVTARLVECAFIGIGLLSLLTIVTLRQRAAAADAGSLRVVGKSLVALHNWTFLLGPGFIDGIGTGLILGWLMYRSGLVPRRMALFGVIGGPLLAASGIAVLLGVIPRGSFLQGLATVPEILWEAFLGLWLTVKGFSPSPITSGDTRPVGISVAATTVAGSPKPGER